In Sphaeramia orbicularis chromosome 3, fSphaOr1.1, whole genome shotgun sequence, a genomic segment contains:
- the mrvi1 gene encoding protein MRVI1 isoform X1, with product MPTLPEEEEDSPEELDSSSSSPSTSTPSESRAVVMTAPTIVFPQQATVVQQDGCPLEQARPHSPRARLVRNSSGGPITTVDSTGNVIDLVKDQLPEMQLSEEDRQKNLELLEQAKKVSDRFLTRRGRRSTSSLTDSPTGLSPTPTPSSSPGSSRSSSLTVAPQTPVGPVELSQASPVFVGQHLEVPSLREQPDITNQEQEGSRLLVDWKPSEKRKVSSGTLTPRFASQKENCDPGAPKSPPAVSRSDEGAGSGRNSNQTPATGVAKPVPRPPTQQAPCTAEIKTIGAFPPLMRAVSWDAVGSLNSRNGPPNFPPTAEDTFSDKPRDSVLNKSSGYKDLPVQPGNVQKLSKLREEHKLMRNQSIVGSKLPDLSEASEQEKGSPVSPTSSRIEEVKEKSDAMPNISDVMLRKLKLHRGLPGCAPPLTEKEVENAFVQLSLAFRNDNYTLEMRLKQAERERNLTEEDTEKELEEFKGALKMTAPQWQNLEQREAYQRLIETVAVLHRLATRLSSRAEIVGAVRQEKRMNKATEVMMQYVENLKRTYEKDHAELMEFKKLANQNSNRCYGGSVDTGDDGVPRPSRSMSLTLGKALPRRRVSVAVVPKFNLLNIPGQTPATAGPGPNVGPTAGAALPVLCEANDVKGNSTPETPQPPQPAAECGKSVSEQESEPAKPSVNLEEIRAEIKAKIEEEAYNKGYQEGLKQSKALQEEKREEEEVASEKLLDTKNKDEESGKKINTSRRMEDVLVLLSRFSPKVSWSKRLLWIILTFFLLMCLVISIFTFFSDYYNRRDDT from the exons ATGCCTACTCtgcctgaggaggaggaagactccCCTGAGGAGCTGGACAGTTCATCGAGCTCCCCCAGTACC TCCACACCAAGTGAAAGTCGAGCTGTGGTCATGACGGCCCCCACTATCGTCTTTCCACAACAGGCTACTGTTGTCCAGCAGGATGGATGTCCTCTTGAGCAGGCCAG ACCACACAGTCCCAGAGCTCGGCTGGTCAGGAACTCCTCTGGAGGACCCATCACCACAGTCG ACAGCACAGGTAATGTTATTGACCTGGTGAAAGATCAGCTGCCAGAGATGCAGCTCTCTGAAGAGGATCGACAGAAAAACCTGGAGCTGCTCGAACAAGCAAAGAAGGTCAGCGACCGATTCTTGACCCGCCGCGGCCGCCGTTCCACCAGCAGCCTTACGGACTCACCCACAG GTCTTTCTCCAACTCCAACTCCATCGTCCTCCCCCGGCTCATCCAGAAGCAGCTCACTGACTGTGGCCCCTCAAACCC CTGTAGGACCCGTAGAGTTATCCCAAGCCAGCCCAGTGTTTGTTGGTCAG CATCTGGAGGTTCCTTCACTGAGGGAACAGCCTGACATTACAAATCAAGAACAGGAG GGCAGCAGATTACTAGTGGACTGGAAACCCAGTGAGAAAAGGAAAGTGTCCTCTGGGACTTTAACGCCCCGTTTTGCCTCTCAGAAGGAGAACTGTGATCCCGGTGCACCAAAGAGTCCTCCAGCAGTCAGTAGGTCAGATGAGGGAGCTGGTTCAGGCCGAAACTCCAACCAGACCCCAGCCACAGGGGTAGCCAAGCCCGTCCCCCGTCCCCCCACTCAACAAGCCCCCTGTACAGCAGAGATCAAGACGATTGGGGCTTTCCCCCCACTAATGAGAGCTGTTTCCTGGGATGCTGTAGGCAGCCTTAATTCCAGAAATGGACCACCTAATTTCCCTCCAACAGCAGAGGACACTTTCTCAGACAAACCCCGGGATTCTGTCCTTAATAAATCCTCAGGGTACAAGGACCTGCCAGTCCAGCCGGGCAATGTGCAGAAACTATCTAAACTCAGAGAG gagcaCAAGCTGATGCGAAACCAAAGTATAGTGGGTTCCAAGTTACCAGATTTAAGTGAAGCTTCTGAACAGGAAAAAG GTTCTCCAGTGTCGCCAACATCATCCAGAATCGAAGAGGTGAAGGAGAAGTCTGACGCCATGCCAAATATTTCTGATGTGATGCTGAGAAAACTCAAGCTTCATCGTGGTCTGCCAGGCTG TGCTCCCCCACTTACTGAAAAAGAAGTTGAG AATGCATTTGTTCAGCTGTCACTGGCATTTCGTAATGACAACTACACCCTGGAGATGCGTCTCAAACAGGCGGAGAGGGAGAGGAACCTGACGGAGGAAGACACGGAGAAAGAACTGGAGGAGTTCAAAGGCGCACTGAAG ATGACTGCACCGCAGTGGCAGAACCTGGAGCAGCGTGAGGCGTACCAGCGTCTGATCGAAACGGTGGCGGTGCTGCACCGTCTGGCCACTCGACTCTCCAGCAGAGCAGAGATAGTCGGAGCAGTTCGACAG GAGAAACGTATGAACAAGGCAACTGAGGTCATGATGCAATATGTGGAAAATCTGAAGAGGACGTATGAGAAGGACCACGCTGAGCTGATGGAGTTTAAGAAGCTGGCCAACCAGAACTCCAACCGCTGTTACGGTGGCTCTGTAGACACTGGAG ATGATGGAGTTCCACGGCCGTCAAGATCAATGTCGCTAACACTTGGAAAA GCTCTGCCCAGACGCAGGGTGAGTGTTGCAGTTGTGCCGAAGTTTAATCTCCTCAACATCCCGGGTCAGACCCCAGCTACAGCCGGCCCGGGCCCCAACGTGGGACCCACCGCTGGTGCCGCACTTCCTGTCCTG TGTGAAGCAAATGATGTTAAAGGCAACTCCACCCCAGAGACACCACAACCACCACAACCAGCAGCAGAATG TGGAAAGAGTGTGTCGGAGCAGGAAAGTGAGCCAGCCAAGCCTTCAGTCAACTTAGAAGAGATTAGAGCCGAGATCAAGGCAAAGATCGAGGAGGAAGCGTACAATAAAGG ATATCAAGAGGGACTAAAGCAAAGTAAAGCACTCCAAGAAGAGAAAcgtgaagaagaagaagttgcTTCAGAGAAACTGCTGGACACTAAAAATAAGGATGAAGAGAGTGGAAAGAAGATAAACACTAGCAG GAGGATGGAGGATGTCCTGGTTCTTCTCAGTCGGTTTTCTCCCAAAGTTTCCTGGAGTAAACGTCTTCTCTGGATCATCCTGACATTCTTCCTGTTAATGTGTCTGGTCATCAGTATTTTTACTTTCTTCAGTGACTACTACAACAGACGCGATGACACGTAA
- the mrvi1 gene encoding protein MRVI1 isoform X2, with protein MCQIVRFNRGQQCHLLELLINTKSTPSESRAVVMTAPTIVFPQQATVVQQDGCPLEQARPHSPRARLVRNSSGGPITTVDSTGNVIDLVKDQLPEMQLSEEDRQKNLELLEQAKKVSDRFLTRRGRRSTSSLTDSPTGLSPTPTPSSSPGSSRSSSLTVAPQTPVGPVELSQASPVFVGQHLEVPSLREQPDITNQEQEGSRLLVDWKPSEKRKVSSGTLTPRFASQKENCDPGAPKSPPAVSRSDEGAGSGRNSNQTPATGVAKPVPRPPTQQAPCTAEIKTIGAFPPLMRAVSWDAVGSLNSRNGPPNFPPTAEDTFSDKPRDSVLNKSSGYKDLPVQPGNVQKLSKLREEHKLMRNQSIVGSKLPDLSEASEQEKGSPVSPTSSRIEEVKEKSDAMPNISDVMLRKLKLHRGLPGCAPPLTEKEVENAFVQLSLAFRNDNYTLEMRLKQAERERNLTEEDTEKELEEFKGALKMTAPQWQNLEQREAYQRLIETVAVLHRLATRLSSRAEIVGAVRQEKRMNKATEVMMQYVENLKRTYEKDHAELMEFKKLANQNSNRCYGGSVDTGDDGVPRPSRSMSLTLGKALPRRRVSVAVVPKFNLLNIPGQTPATAGPGPNVGPTAGAALPVLCEANDVKGNSTPETPQPPQPAAECGKSVSEQESEPAKPSVNLEEIRAEIKAKIEEEAYNKGYQEGLKQSKALQEEKREEEEVASEKLLDTKNKDEESGKKINTSRRMEDVLVLLSRFSPKVSWSKRLLWIILTFFLLMCLVISIFTFFSDYYNRRDDT; from the exons ATGTGTCAGATTGTCCGATTCAACCGTGGACAACAATGTCATCTACTGGAGCTGCTCATAAACACAAAG TCCACACCAAGTGAAAGTCGAGCTGTGGTCATGACGGCCCCCACTATCGTCTTTCCACAACAGGCTACTGTTGTCCAGCAGGATGGATGTCCTCTTGAGCAGGCCAG ACCACACAGTCCCAGAGCTCGGCTGGTCAGGAACTCCTCTGGAGGACCCATCACCACAGTCG ACAGCACAGGTAATGTTATTGACCTGGTGAAAGATCAGCTGCCAGAGATGCAGCTCTCTGAAGAGGATCGACAGAAAAACCTGGAGCTGCTCGAACAAGCAAAGAAGGTCAGCGACCGATTCTTGACCCGCCGCGGCCGCCGTTCCACCAGCAGCCTTACGGACTCACCCACAG GTCTTTCTCCAACTCCAACTCCATCGTCCTCCCCCGGCTCATCCAGAAGCAGCTCACTGACTGTGGCCCCTCAAACCC CTGTAGGACCCGTAGAGTTATCCCAAGCCAGCCCAGTGTTTGTTGGTCAG CATCTGGAGGTTCCTTCACTGAGGGAACAGCCTGACATTACAAATCAAGAACAGGAG GGCAGCAGATTACTAGTGGACTGGAAACCCAGTGAGAAAAGGAAAGTGTCCTCTGGGACTTTAACGCCCCGTTTTGCCTCTCAGAAGGAGAACTGTGATCCCGGTGCACCAAAGAGTCCTCCAGCAGTCAGTAGGTCAGATGAGGGAGCTGGTTCAGGCCGAAACTCCAACCAGACCCCAGCCACAGGGGTAGCCAAGCCCGTCCCCCGTCCCCCCACTCAACAAGCCCCCTGTACAGCAGAGATCAAGACGATTGGGGCTTTCCCCCCACTAATGAGAGCTGTTTCCTGGGATGCTGTAGGCAGCCTTAATTCCAGAAATGGACCACCTAATTTCCCTCCAACAGCAGAGGACACTTTCTCAGACAAACCCCGGGATTCTGTCCTTAATAAATCCTCAGGGTACAAGGACCTGCCAGTCCAGCCGGGCAATGTGCAGAAACTATCTAAACTCAGAGAG gagcaCAAGCTGATGCGAAACCAAAGTATAGTGGGTTCCAAGTTACCAGATTTAAGTGAAGCTTCTGAACAGGAAAAAG GTTCTCCAGTGTCGCCAACATCATCCAGAATCGAAGAGGTGAAGGAGAAGTCTGACGCCATGCCAAATATTTCTGATGTGATGCTGAGAAAACTCAAGCTTCATCGTGGTCTGCCAGGCTG TGCTCCCCCACTTACTGAAAAAGAAGTTGAG AATGCATTTGTTCAGCTGTCACTGGCATTTCGTAATGACAACTACACCCTGGAGATGCGTCTCAAACAGGCGGAGAGGGAGAGGAACCTGACGGAGGAAGACACGGAGAAAGAACTGGAGGAGTTCAAAGGCGCACTGAAG ATGACTGCACCGCAGTGGCAGAACCTGGAGCAGCGTGAGGCGTACCAGCGTCTGATCGAAACGGTGGCGGTGCTGCACCGTCTGGCCACTCGACTCTCCAGCAGAGCAGAGATAGTCGGAGCAGTTCGACAG GAGAAACGTATGAACAAGGCAACTGAGGTCATGATGCAATATGTGGAAAATCTGAAGAGGACGTATGAGAAGGACCACGCTGAGCTGATGGAGTTTAAGAAGCTGGCCAACCAGAACTCCAACCGCTGTTACGGTGGCTCTGTAGACACTGGAG ATGATGGAGTTCCACGGCCGTCAAGATCAATGTCGCTAACACTTGGAAAA GCTCTGCCCAGACGCAGGGTGAGTGTTGCAGTTGTGCCGAAGTTTAATCTCCTCAACATCCCGGGTCAGACCCCAGCTACAGCCGGCCCGGGCCCCAACGTGGGACCCACCGCTGGTGCCGCACTTCCTGTCCTG TGTGAAGCAAATGATGTTAAAGGCAACTCCACCCCAGAGACACCACAACCACCACAACCAGCAGCAGAATG TGGAAAGAGTGTGTCGGAGCAGGAAAGTGAGCCAGCCAAGCCTTCAGTCAACTTAGAAGAGATTAGAGCCGAGATCAAGGCAAAGATCGAGGAGGAAGCGTACAATAAAGG ATATCAAGAGGGACTAAAGCAAAGTAAAGCACTCCAAGAAGAGAAAcgtgaagaagaagaagttgcTTCAGAGAAACTGCTGGACACTAAAAATAAGGATGAAGAGAGTGGAAAGAAGATAAACACTAGCAG GAGGATGGAGGATGTCCTGGTTCTTCTCAGTCGGTTTTCTCCCAAAGTTTCCTGGAGTAAACGTCTTCTCTGGATCATCCTGACATTCTTCCTGTTAATGTGTCTGGTCATCAGTATTTTTACTTTCTTCAGTGACTACTACAACAGACGCGATGACACGTAA